A region of the Microbacterium sp. SL75 genome:
GGTCCGACGAGTCCGCTCGGACCGCCCGGCACGCGGCCGTCGGCACCGGCTTCGGCGGGGTCGGCGACGTGCGCGCAGTCGCCGATGGCGAAGACGTTCGGGTCGGTCCACGAGCGCGACGCTGCGTCGACGAGCACGCCGGCCGAGGTGGCGAGACCGCAGAGCGATGCGAGCTCCGTCCGTGCCCCGACGCCGCACGACAACACCAGCAGGTCGCCCGCGAGCACCTTGCCGTCGGCGCACACGAGTCCGTCGAACCAGGCCTGACCGTGGTCGTCGTAGCGCTGCACGATGCTCTCGGCACGCGCGTGGTGCAGCATCTCGACGCCCACGGCGCTCGCCGCGGCGGCGAGCACGCGTCCGCCGTTCTCATCCAGCGTCCGGTTCATCGGCGCGGCGGAGTGGTACGCCACGACCACCTCGGCCCCCGCTTCGGCGGCGGCGAGGGCGAGTTCCATGCCGAGCACTCCCGCGCCGAGCACGACGATGCGCTGACCGGCCGAGACCGCCGCGCGCACGTGCTCGGCGTCGACGAGGTCGCGCAGGGCCACGACACCGCGGGGAAGTGGCGCAGTGCCCTGATCCAGAGCAGAATGGTCGGCCGGCCGCGCGGATCGGTGCCGCTGCGCCCGCTCGAGCCCGGCGAGCGTCGGCACGTTCGCTCGGGCCCCGGTGGCGAGCACGAGCCGGTCGTAGGGAACACGGATGCCGTCATGCAGGCGCACCACCCCGAGGTCGCGGTCGATGCCGACCACCGTCGTCCCGAGCGCGAAGTGCACTCCCGCTTCTTCAGCGACGCGGCGGTCGCCCATGTCGAGCCCGTCGCGGTCGGTGCGGCCGACGGCGTACTCGGCGAGCAGCACGCGGTTGTACACGTCGTGCGGCTCGGCGCCGACGACGGTCAGGTCGATCCGCCCCTCGCGCACCGCGGGCAGGAGCCCCTCGACCAGCCGCGCCCCGACGGGGCCGTAGCCCACCAGCACCACACGCTCAGACACGGGTCTCCTCCTCGGTGCGCGAAGACGGTGTGCGCGACGACGCTGTGCGCGACGACGGTGTGCGTGACGACGCTGTTCTCGGCGACAGGGCGCCCGACGGCGGAGCGCTCGGCGCCGAACCTCTCGCGACCCCGACGAGCACGGGCCCCACACCCGGGTGCTCCGCCACGACGACCGGCGAGGCCGTGGCGTGAGAGATCGGCGGGGTCGTGGCATCCGGGATCGCCTGCACCCGCACCCGCGTGCGCTTGAACTCGGGCATGGCCGAGGTCGGGTCGACGATGGCTTCGGTGAGACGGTTGGCGCACTCGTCGCCGGTGTAGTGGAACGGCAAGAAGACGGTGTCGTGGCGGATGTCGGTGGTCACCGTTGCCCGTGCCCGTACCTCGCCCCGCTCGTTCGACACGGCGACCAGCGCACCCTCGCGGATGCCGAGCCGCGACGCCGTCGCGGGGTGGATCTCGAGCCGCGCCTCGGGGCGGGCGCCGTTCAGCTCGGCGACGCGGCGGGTCTGGGTGCCCGACTGGTACTGCTGCAGGTAGCGGCCGGTGGTGAGGGTCAGCTCGCCGCCGCGGTCGGTCGGCGCCGGGGGAGTTGCATCCACCGGCACCAGGCGCGCCCGCCCGTCGGAGTGGGCGAAGCGCTCCGCGAACGGACGGGGAGTGCTCGAAGAGCGATACGGCCAGTACGCCTCGACGCCGGTGTCGAGCAGGGCGTGCGAGAGGCCGGAGTAGTCGGCGACGCCGCCCTCCGACGCGCGGGCGAGCTCGTCGAACACCTCGGACGGATTCACCGACCAGGTGGATGCCGCGCCCAGGCGCCGCGCGATCTCGGCCAGGATCCACAGCTCGCTGCGGGCACCTTCGGGCCCCGGCAGCGCTCGGCGGCGGCGAATGACGCGGCCCTCGAGCGAGGTCATGGTCCCTTCCTCTTCGGCCCACTGCAGCACGGGCAGCACGATGTCGGCGAGCTCCGCGGTCTCGCTGAGGAAGAAGTCGCAGACGATCAGGGTGTCGAGGGCGTCGAGCCCCGCCCGCACGGCCTCGACGTCGGGAGCCGAGACGACGACGTTCGATCCGGCGACCAGCAGCGTCTTCACCGGCCCGCCGAGCTCGGCGAGCAGGGCGGTGGCCGGGATCCCGGCATCCGGAAGCTCATCCGGATCGACGCCCCACACCCCGGCGACGTGCCGGCGGGCCTCGGGGTCGCGGATGGAGCGGTAGCCGGGCAGCTGGTCGGCCTTCTGGCCGTGCTCGCGTCCGCCCTGGCCGTTGCCCTGGCCGGTGAGGGTGCCGTAGCCCGAGCCCTCGCGGCCGACCAGGCCCAGCACGAGCGCGAGGTTGATCGCGGCGGTCGCGGTGGCGGTGCCGTCGACGTGCTGCTCGACGCCGCGTCCGGTGAGGATGTAGGCGCGGCCCGCGGCGAGGCGCCGCACGGTGGCCCGCAGCTCGGCGACGGGAACACCGGTGGTGGATGCCGTTCGCTCCGGCCACCACGCGGAGACGGATCGCCGCACCGCGTCGAAGCCCGTCGTGCGCTCCTCACCATAGGCACGGTCGGCGAGACCCTCGGCGAAGGCGATGTGCGTGAGGCCGAGCAGCAGGGGCAGGTCGGTTCCGGGTGCGGGCTGCAGGTGGGTGCCGGCGCCGTCTTCGGTGAGTCGCGCGGTGGCCGAGCGGCGCGGGTCGACGACGATCAGGCCGCCCGCGGCGCGGGCCCCGGTGAGGTGTGCGAGGAACGGCGGCATGGTCGCGGCGACGTTCGAGCCGAGCAGCAGGATGGTCGAGGCGTCCTCGAGGTCGGTGACCGGGAAAGGCAGCCCCCGATCCATGCCGAATGCGCGATTGGATGCCGCTGCCGCCGACGACATGCAGAACCGGCCGTTGTAGTCGATGCGCGAGGTGCCGAGCGCGACGCGGGCGAACTTGCCGAGCTGGTACGCCTTCTCGTTGGTGAGTCCGCCGCCGCCGAAGATGGCGTTGGCGTCGGGTCCGTGGGTGGCCTTCGTGTCGCGGAATGCTGCTGCGACGGCATCCAGAGCCTCAGCCCAGGTGGTTTCGGCGAGGGTGCCGTCGGGTTGCCGGAGCAGCGGCATCCGGAGTCTGTGGGGGGATGCCAGAAGCTCCGCCGACGTCCAGCCCTTGGCGCAGAGCCCTCCCCGGTTGGTGGGGAAGTCGCGGCCGGCGACCGTGGTGGACCCCTCGTGGGTCACGGTCATGGCGCACTGCAGCGCGCAGTAGGGGCAGTGGGTGTCGGCGGAGCTCACGGACATCAGATGCGGGTTCCGCTCTTCTTCGACATGCGCAGGTAGATCCCGGCGGTGAGAGCGAGGAAGGCGACGTACGCGAGGGCGAACCAGCCGAGGGCGGGAGTGTACGAGCCGAACGTGGTCTTCGAGAAGCCGAGCAGCTGCGGAATGAAGAACCCGCCGTACGCGCCGATCGCCGAGATGAGACCGAGGGCCGCGGCCGCCTTGCGCTGCGCGCCGATACCGCTGTCCGAGCGCAGGGCGAAGATGGTCGGGATCATGCGGTAGGTCGAGCCGTTACCCATACCGGCGGCGGCGAACAGCACCAGGAAGCAGAGCAGGAAGATGGCGAAGTTCTGCATC
Encoded here:
- a CDS encoding FAD-dependent oxidoreductase; the encoded protein is MSERVVLVGYGPVGARLVEGLLPAVREGRIDLTVVGAEPHDVYNRVLLAEYAVGRTDRDGLDMGDRRVAEEAGVHFALGTTVVGIDRDLGVVRLHDGIRVPYDRLVLATGARANVPTLAGLERAQRHRSARPADHSALDQGTAPLPRGVVALRDLVDAEHVRAAVSAGQRIVVLGAGVLGMELALAAAEAGAEVVVAYHSAAPMNRTLDENGGRVLAAAASAVGVEMLHHARAESIVQRYDDHGQAWFDGLVCADGKVLAGDLLVLSCGVGARTELASLCGLATSAGVLVDAASRSWTDPNVFAIGDCAHVADPAEAGADGRVPGGPSGLVGPGWRQADRLAALLSSGVEEPVAIERPGVVMLKAEGIDVVAGGAVDADPFTHAPGCHGPQVTLWADPARGAYVKLVTVEGVLTGFVAVGMPRTGAELTLLFERGSELPADRSSLLRLDAPDAGMAVVADPFAADATVCWCNGVSAGAIREAAAAGEPTVACVKAATRAGTGCGGCVGRITELLAREAVPA
- a CDS encoding molybdopterin oxidoreductase family protein, giving the protein MSVSSADTHCPYCALQCAMTVTHEGSTTVAGRDFPTNRGGLCAKGWTSAELLASPHRLRMPLLRQPDGTLAETTWAEALDAVAAAFRDTKATHGPDANAIFGGGGLTNEKAYQLGKFARVALGTSRIDYNGRFCMSSAAAASNRAFGMDRGLPFPVTDLEDASTILLLGSNVAATMPPFLAHLTGARAAGGLIVVDPRRSATARLTEDGAGTHLQPAPGTDLPLLLGLTHIAFAEGLADRAYGEERTTGFDAVRRSVSAWWPERTASTTGVPVAELRATVRRLAAGRAYILTGRGVEQHVDGTATATAAINLALVLGLVGREGSGYGTLTGQGNGQGGREHGQKADQLPGYRSIRDPEARRHVAGVWGVDPDELPDAGIPATALLAELGGPVKTLLVAGSNVVVSAPDVEAVRAGLDALDTLIVCDFFLSETAELADIVLPVLQWAEEEGTMTSLEGRVIRRRRALPGPEGARSELWILAEIARRLGAASTWSVNPSEVFDELARASEGGVADYSGLSHALLDTGVEAYWPYRSSSTPRPFAERFAHSDGRARLVPVDATPPAPTDRGGELTLTTGRYLQQYQSGTQTRRVAELNGARPEARLEIHPATASRLGIREGALVAVSNERGEVRARATVTTDIRHDTVFLPFHYTGDECANRLTEAIVDPTSAMPEFKRTRVRVQAIPDATTPPISHATASPVVVAEHPGVGPVLVGVARGSAPSAPPSGALSPRTASSRTPSSRTASSRTPSSRTEEETRV